Proteins from a genomic interval of Zingiber officinale cultivar Zhangliang chromosome 1B, Zo_v1.1, whole genome shotgun sequence:
- the LOC122034108 gene encoding uncharacterized protein LOC122034108 has protein sequence MPFHLVYGSEALVAVEVGVESDQVQHYDEENGERRLMELDLVDEARDKVAVRLMAYQQRMKQNYNRRVISWSFQVSDLVWKKIKPVGDVTKLEAPWVGPYKVVQKLCLGAYYLKDKD, from the coding sequence ATGCCATTCCATCTAGTGTACGGCAGTGAAGCACTAGTCGCGGTGGAAGTCGGAGTGGAGTCCGATCAGGTGCAACACTATGATGAGGAGAACGGCGAGCGGAGACtgatggagctagacttggtcgacGAAGCACGGGACAAGGTTGCCGTTCGACTGATGGCATACCAGCAGCGGATGAAACAAAATTACAATCGGAGAGTTATCTCGTGGTCCTTCCAGGTCAGTGATCTAGTGTGGAAAAAgataaagccggtcggcgatgtcaccAAACTCGAAGCTCCATGGGTTGGACCCTATAAGGTCGTGCAGAAACTCTGCTTAGGAGCATATTATTTGAAAGACAAAGATTGA